The proteins below are encoded in one region of Micromonospora pisi:
- a CDS encoding GNAT family N-acetyltransferase — MDSLVQKSVVALLSNRPETVDAGPFVIGWDPTSDSRFISYATPRPDAVITPDDVTALVAAFRNINRVPRLEYVTSCAPDLEKHLLDAGFTIEARHQYLVCSPDTLTVPVTPAGFGIIEPTSDEERAGGLAAQNEAFGGELTATPADVARVRRTQERGGVVLVARADDGTYVGGGQASPPGAGLSEVAGIGVRETFRRRGVAGALTAAITELAFTRGIEAAWLEAGGEDSWRVYERIGYVPMGERLYIALD, encoded by the coding sequence ATGGATTCTCTGGTCCAGAAATCTGTCGTCGCTCTACTCTCCAACCGTCCCGAAACCGTCGATGCCGGCCCGTTCGTCATCGGCTGGGATCCGACCAGCGACAGCCGGTTCATCAGCTACGCGACCCCGCGACCCGACGCCGTCATCACGCCCGACGACGTGACCGCGCTGGTCGCGGCCTTCCGGAACATCAACCGGGTGCCCCGGCTGGAGTACGTCACCAGCTGCGCCCCAGACCTCGAAAAGCACCTGCTCGACGCCGGCTTCACCATCGAGGCCCGGCACCAGTACCTGGTCTGCTCGCCGGACACGCTCACCGTGCCGGTCACCCCGGCCGGGTTCGGGATCATCGAGCCGACCAGCGACGAGGAACGTGCCGGCGGCCTGGCCGCACAGAATGAGGCGTTCGGCGGCGAGCTGACCGCCACCCCGGCGGACGTCGCCCGGGTGCGGCGTACCCAGGAGCGGGGCGGGGTGGTGCTGGTCGCCCGCGCCGACGACGGCACGTACGTGGGCGGTGGTCAGGCGTCGCCGCCGGGCGCCGGGCTCAGCGAGGTCGCCGGCATCGGCGTACGTGAGACGTTCCGTCGACGGGGTGTCGCCGGGGCGCTCACCGCCGCGATCACCGAACTCGCCTTCACCAGGGGCATCGAAGCGGCCTGGCTGGAGGCGGGCGGCGAGGACTCGTGGCGGGTGTACGAGCGGATCGGTTACGTACCCATGGGGGAGCGCCTCTACATCGCGCTCGACTGA
- a CDS encoding LysR family transcriptional regulator yields MLDVRRMQLLHAVVTSGSVTAAARDLGYTPSAVSQQITVLEKEAGIALLERTGRGVRATDAGRLLNDYAAAIGEQVAEAETALADLRAGRTGRLAVRYFATAGASLVAPAVALFRHAHPGVRVDLRLGEPEESLPELKQGRADLAIVVQPPGLTRAGGIRFTHLLDDNYLAVLPRGHRLAGKRVLDLSDLAEETWVGSEWPGPCLDAVLDACDSAGFRPDFAVQSEDYATAQGFVAAGLGVSLVPELGVGARHPAVVVRKVRNPVPTRVIYAAVRESSPAHPALPTLLNALHTIATPLPSPPPVRG; encoded by the coding sequence ATGCTTGACGTACGACGAATGCAGTTGCTGCACGCAGTCGTCACCAGCGGCTCGGTCACCGCGGCGGCCCGCGACCTCGGCTACACCCCCTCCGCCGTCAGCCAACAGATAACGGTGCTGGAAAAGGAGGCCGGCATAGCGCTACTCGAACGGACCGGCCGGGGCGTACGCGCCACCGACGCCGGACGCCTGCTCAACGACTACGCCGCCGCGATCGGCGAGCAGGTCGCCGAGGCGGAAACCGCGCTCGCCGACCTGCGGGCCGGGCGAACCGGGCGGCTCGCGGTCCGCTACTTCGCCACCGCCGGGGCGAGCCTGGTGGCGCCCGCCGTCGCGCTGTTCCGCCACGCTCACCCGGGCGTACGGGTCGACCTGCGGCTCGGTGAACCCGAGGAGTCGCTGCCGGAGTTGAAGCAGGGCCGGGCTGACCTGGCGATCGTGGTCCAGCCGCCCGGCCTCACCCGCGCCGGCGGCATCCGGTTCACGCACCTGCTCGACGACAACTACCTGGCCGTGCTCCCCAGGGGACACCGCCTCGCCGGCAAACGCGTACTGGACCTGAGCGACCTCGCCGAGGAGACGTGGGTCGGCAGCGAATGGCCCGGCCCGTGCCTGGACGCTGTCCTCGACGCCTGCGACTCGGCCGGCTTCCGCCCGGATTTCGCGGTGCAGAGCGAGGACTACGCCACCGCACAGGGCTTTGTCGCCGCGGGGCTCGGCGTCAGCCTGGTCCCGGAGTTGGGAGTCGGCGCCCGCCACCCCGCCGTCGTCGTACGCAAGGTCCGCAACCCCGTGCCCACCCGGGTCATCTACGCCGCCGTACGCGAATCCTCCCCCGCCCACCCCGCCCTACCCACCCTCCTCAACGCCCTCCACACCATCGCCACCCCCCTGCCCTCCCCACCCCCCGTGCGGGGTTGA
- a CDS encoding DMT family transporter translates to MPTGSARTLVRMAVLALLWGSGFLWIKLALDGGLTPLQITVTRCALGAAVLLVLAYAARQRLPRGRRTWAHLVVAALFCNALPFFLFSVGEQTVDSGVAGVLNATTPLWSLLIGFALGSDRDVHPLRLTGLVLGFAGTLVIFAPWHQAGLTSWGALLLLAAAASYAVAFAYMARHLTGGPGGPLALSAAQLLAATGLTALALPAGGTGPSTPTLTAIVAVIVLGTLGTGITFHLNARLIADEGPVTAATVGYLLPVVSVALGAIVLDEQLSLRIIAGMAVVLLGVGLTRTGRNGSASRPAPASTPSAPRTDGSCSPTHPGGSPTSACSSPQAPSASSAPTPGTSPYR, encoded by the coding sequence GTGCCGACCGGATCAGCCAGAACCCTCGTACGCATGGCCGTGCTCGCCCTGCTCTGGGGATCCGGCTTCCTCTGGATCAAGCTCGCCCTCGACGGCGGCCTGACCCCGCTCCAGATCACCGTCACCCGGTGCGCTCTCGGCGCGGCCGTGCTGCTCGTCCTGGCGTACGCCGCCCGTCAGCGCCTGCCGCGCGGGCGCCGCACCTGGGCCCACCTCGTCGTGGCCGCCCTCTTCTGCAACGCCCTGCCGTTCTTCCTCTTCAGCGTCGGTGAGCAGACCGTCGACTCCGGAGTCGCGGGCGTGCTCAACGCCACCACACCGCTCTGGTCGCTGCTGATCGGTTTCGCGCTCGGCAGCGACCGCGACGTGCACCCGCTGCGGCTCACCGGTCTGGTGCTCGGCTTCGCGGGCACCCTGGTCATCTTCGCGCCCTGGCACCAGGCCGGCCTGACCAGTTGGGGCGCCCTGCTGCTGCTCGCCGCGGCGGCCAGCTACGCGGTCGCCTTCGCCTACATGGCCCGCCACCTCACCGGTGGACCGGGCGGCCCGCTCGCGCTCTCCGCCGCCCAGCTCCTCGCCGCGACCGGCCTGACCGCGCTCGCCCTGCCCGCCGGCGGGACCGGCCCGTCCACGCCGACCCTCACCGCGATCGTCGCGGTGATCGTCCTCGGCACCCTCGGTACGGGCATCACGTTCCACCTGAACGCCCGGCTCATCGCCGACGAAGGTCCGGTCACCGCTGCCACCGTCGGCTACCTGCTGCCGGTGGTCTCGGTGGCGCTGGGCGCGATCGTCCTCGACGAGCAGCTCAGCCTCCGAATCATCGCCGGCATGGCGGTGGTGCTGCTCGGCGTCGGCCTGACCCGTACCGGGCGGAACGGGTCCGCGTCCCGCCCGGCTCCGGCCTCCACTCCCAGTGCTCCCCGAACGGACGGATCATGCAGCCCGACTCACCCTGGCGGTTCCCCGACTTCCGCGTGCTCTTCGCCGCAAGCGCCGTCAGCCAGCTCGGCACCAACACCGGGTACGTCGCCATACCGCTGA
- a CDS encoding MFS transporter, protein MQPDSPWRFPDFRVLFAASAVSQLGTNTGYVAIPLITITTLDASPRQVGALATLSTVAFLLIGLPAGAWVDRMRQRRLLIVADLARAALYASIPLAWSLDALTLGQLYLVVLLGGCATVFFDVASQTVLPQLVGRGGLVQANAAMVSLIAAGNVAGRGAGGGLVQLLTAPLAVAGTAVAYLAAAYRLTALRRTPPAPVPERRTRLGAQIGAGLRHVFGNRELRALGLTAALGNFGSQVVNTMLPVLFVRELGLPAGVLGLFWAVGGVGLLLGARCARPLGARLGIGRTLGLVGLCLAPAGLLVPLIDRGPWLWLAGAGWVLALFKTGVDNVLGVSLRQRMTPDDLLGRMNATFRFLLTGALALGAAAAGLVGELTDARTTLWVGAAFMAAAFLPVFLSPVRTRLDLPEQRRTPGGGAPADGVLAHRR, encoded by the coding sequence ATGCAGCCCGACTCACCCTGGCGGTTCCCCGACTTCCGCGTGCTCTTCGCCGCAAGCGCCGTCAGCCAGCTCGGCACCAACACCGGGTACGTCGCCATACCGCTGATCACGATAACCACACTCGACGCGAGTCCCAGACAGGTCGGTGCACTCGCCACCCTCAGCACCGTCGCCTTCCTCCTGATCGGACTCCCCGCCGGGGCGTGGGTGGACCGGATGCGTCAGCGCCGGTTGCTGATCGTCGCCGACCTGGCCCGCGCGGCCCTGTACGCCTCCATCCCGCTGGCCTGGTCGCTGGACGCGCTCACGCTCGGGCAGCTCTATCTGGTGGTCCTGCTGGGCGGCTGCGCCACCGTCTTCTTCGACGTCGCCTCGCAGACCGTGCTGCCGCAACTCGTCGGCCGTGGCGGCCTGGTCCAGGCGAACGCGGCCATGGTGAGCCTGATCGCCGCCGGCAACGTGGCTGGCCGGGGAGCGGGCGGAGGGCTGGTGCAGTTGCTCACCGCACCGCTGGCCGTGGCAGGTACGGCGGTCGCGTACCTGGCTGCCGCGTACCGGCTCACCGCGTTGCGACGTACGCCGCCCGCGCCGGTTCCGGAGCGGCGCACCCGGCTCGGCGCCCAGATCGGGGCCGGCCTGCGGCACGTTTTCGGCAACCGGGAACTGCGGGCCCTCGGTCTCACCGCGGCACTGGGCAACTTCGGCTCGCAGGTGGTCAACACCATGCTGCCGGTGCTGTTCGTCCGCGAGTTGGGGCTCCCCGCCGGCGTGCTCGGCCTGTTCTGGGCGGTGGGCGGGGTAGGGCTCCTGCTGGGTGCCCGGTGTGCCCGCCCGCTCGGGGCCCGCCTCGGTATCGGTCGCACGCTGGGTCTGGTCGGACTCTGCCTGGCGCCGGCCGGGCTGCTCGTACCGTTGATCGATCGTGGCCCCTGGTTGTGGTTGGCCGGGGCGGGCTGGGTGTTGGCGCTGTTCAAGACCGGTGTGGACAACGTGCTCGGGGTGAGCCTGCGGCAGCGGATGACACCGGACGACCTGCTCGGGCGGATGAACGCCACCTTCCGCTTCCTGCTCACCGGCGCACTCGCGCTCGGGGCGGCGGCGGCGGGCCTGGTCGGCGAGCTGACGGATGCCCGTACGACGCTCTGGGTGGGGGCCGCCTTCATGGCGGCGGCGTTCCTGCCGGTTTTTCTCTCTCCGGTCCGTACCCGTCTTGACCTGCCGGAACAGCGGCGGACACCGGGTGGCGGGGCGCCTGCGGACGGGGTGCTGGCGCATCGACGGTGA
- a CDS encoding PadR family transcriptional regulator, with protein sequence MANDDILRTHLQELRRGTVVAASLVALRRPDYGYALLQRLTEHGFPVDANTLYPLLRRLEEQGLLTSEWNTDESRPRKFYRTSDEGESILGRLLGDLAAIQTSMTGLIEGVDR encoded by the coding sequence ATGGCGAACGACGACATCCTGCGAACGCACCTCCAGGAGCTGAGGCGGGGCACCGTGGTCGCGGCGAGCCTCGTCGCGCTACGCCGACCCGACTACGGATACGCGCTGCTCCAGCGACTCACGGAGCACGGATTTCCAGTGGACGCCAACACCCTGTATCCGCTGCTCCGACGGCTCGAAGAGCAGGGCCTGCTGACCAGCGAGTGGAACACCGACGAAAGCCGGCCGCGCAAGTTCTACCGCACCAGCGACGAGGGTGAGTCCATCCTGGGACGACTCCTCGGCGACCTCGCGGCCATCCAGACCTCCATGACCGGGCTGATCGAAGGAGTCGACCGATGA
- a CDS encoding permease prefix domain 1-containing protein → MNTLTDRYLAATLQSVPAQRRDEIATELRGSIEDMIEDRTGNGQDPVAAEREVLTELGNPERLAARYANHRLQLIGPTYYLIWRRLLRLGLSFIPAIVAVVVAVVNVADGNSIGGAIGSGIGSAIEVAVHIAFWTTLTFAIFERVSPAVKLPDWNVDHLADVPVNRQITLADTIASVAAITVFIGYLVLQHFESWVTTEDGANIPIIDPALWTSWLPALIAVLVVSMVFEIVKYRVGQWTWPLFGGKLLLNLAFAVPALWLLLTDRLLSPAFVERFEWLGKGDNLDTVAAITVVSTAVILIWDMVDTALKTRRSANA, encoded by the coding sequence ATGAACACCCTCACCGACCGCTACCTCGCCGCGACCCTGCAATCGGTGCCGGCCCAACGCCGCGACGAGATCGCCACCGAACTCCGCGGCTCGATCGAAGACATGATCGAGGACCGGACCGGGAACGGACAGGACCCCGTCGCCGCCGAGCGCGAGGTGCTCACCGAACTCGGCAACCCCGAGCGGCTCGCCGCCCGTTACGCCAACCACCGGTTGCAGCTCATCGGCCCCACCTACTACCTGATCTGGCGACGGCTGCTGCGCCTCGGGCTCTCCTTCATCCCGGCGATCGTCGCCGTCGTGGTCGCGGTCGTCAACGTGGCCGACGGAAACTCGATCGGTGGCGCCATCGGCAGCGGGATCGGCAGTGCGATCGAGGTGGCGGTCCACATCGCCTTCTGGACCACCCTGACCTTCGCCATCTTCGAACGTGTCAGCCCGGCGGTGAAACTGCCCGACTGGAACGTCGACCACCTCGCCGACGTCCCGGTCAACCGCCAGATAACCCTCGCCGACACCATCGCCTCCGTCGCCGCCATCACGGTCTTCATCGGCTATCTGGTCCTGCAACATTTCGAGTCGTGGGTGACGACCGAGGACGGCGCCAACATCCCGATCATCGACCCGGCGCTCTGGACGTCCTGGCTGCCGGCTCTCATCGCCGTCCTGGTTGTCAGCATGGTCTTCGAGATCGTGAAGTACCGCGTCGGGCAGTGGACCTGGCCGCTCTTCGGCGGCAAGCTCCTGCTGAACCTGGCGTTCGCGGTGCCGGCGCTCTGGCTGCTCCTCACCGACCGGCTGCTCAGCCCGGCCTTCGTGGAGCGGTTCGAGTGGCTCGGCAAGGGCGACAACCTCGACACGGTCGCCGCCATCACCGTCGTGAGCACCGCCGTCATCCTCATCTGGGACATGGTCGACACCGCACTCAAGACCCGGCGCAGCGCCAACGCCTGA
- a CDS encoding winged helix-turn-helix transcriptional regulator has translation MTTPAAVDDGYDGDDAMVADVFARDCSSRRIVENMAGKWGMLALAALHEGAYRFNALRRRVDGVSEKMLSQTLQGLERDGLVHRDVQATIPPHVEYSLTPFGERVAAKIVDLIELVQDEVNTTSAR, from the coding sequence ATGACCACCCCCGCAGCAGTTGACGACGGGTACGATGGCGACGACGCGATGGTCGCCGACGTCTTCGCGCGCGACTGCTCGTCCCGACGCATCGTGGAGAACATGGCCGGCAAGTGGGGCATGCTCGCGCTGGCCGCCCTGCACGAAGGCGCCTACCGCTTCAACGCGTTGCGTCGCCGGGTCGACGGGGTCAGCGAGAAGATGCTTTCCCAGACCCTTCAGGGCCTGGAGCGCGACGGCCTGGTCCACCGGGACGTACAGGCCACCATCCCGCCGCACGTCGAATACAGCCTGACCCCGTTCGGCGAACGCGTGGCCGCCAAGATCGTGGATCTCATCGAACTGGTGCAGGACGAGGTCAACACCACCAGCGCCCGCTAG
- a CDS encoding SDR family oxidoreductase, whose amino-acid sequence MIVVTGATGHLGQLVVDELITRGVPAGEIVAAVRSPEKAAGLAARGVQVRRADYNEPESLAAALAGAEKVLLISGSEVGQRVAQHRNVVEAAKAAGVRLLAYTGTLNADVTEIMLADEHKATEVVIRESGVPFVFLRNAFYFEVYSANFPAALEHGALIDAVGDAQLSVATRADFAGAAAAVLVTEGHENKVYELGGEPSFTMAELATELSRQSGRTVVYNNLSVAEYAAFLASVGLPQAIADIFADASGGASRGDGFTDSGDLSRLLGRPTTPLTDAVAAALKGLG is encoded by the coding sequence ATGATCGTCGTTACCGGGGCCACCGGGCATCTCGGCCAACTCGTCGTCGACGAGCTGATCACGCGGGGCGTACCCGCCGGAGAGATCGTCGCGGCCGTACGTAGCCCGGAGAAGGCGGCCGGTCTCGCCGCGCGCGGCGTACAGGTTCGGCGCGCCGACTACAACGAGCCGGAGAGCCTGGCCGCCGCGCTCGCCGGTGCGGAGAAGGTGCTCCTCATCTCCGGCAGCGAGGTCGGGCAGCGGGTGGCCCAGCACCGCAACGTCGTCGAGGCGGCCAAGGCGGCAGGCGTGCGGCTGCTGGCGTACACCGGCACTCTGAACGCCGACGTCACCGAGATCATGCTGGCGGACGAGCACAAGGCGACCGAGGTGGTCATCCGTGAGTCGGGTGTGCCGTTCGTCTTCCTGCGCAACGCCTTCTACTTCGAGGTCTACTCGGCCAACTTCCCGGCCGCCCTGGAGCACGGCGCGCTGATCGACGCCGTCGGCGACGCCCAGCTCTCGGTCGCGACCCGGGCCGACTTCGCTGGCGCGGCGGCGGCGGTGCTCGTCACCGAGGGGCACGAGAACAAGGTGTACGAGCTGGGCGGCGAGCCGAGCTTCACGATGGCCGAACTCGCCACGGAGTTGTCCCGGCAGAGCGGCCGGACCGTGGTCTACAACAACCTCTCAGTGGCCGAGTACGCCGCTTTCCTGGCCAGCGTCGGTCTGCCGCAGGCGATCGCGGACATCTTCGCGGACGCGAGCGGCGGTGCGTCGCGGGGTGACGGGTTCACCGACAGCGGTGACCTGTCGCGCCTGTTGGGTCGCCCCACCACCCCGCTCACCGACGCCGTCGCCGCCGCACTCAAGGGCCTTGGCTGA
- a CDS encoding S8 family serine peptidase, with translation MRQPKAQWSGRTRRGVSMLATATLVAAGLTSLAGSAAAAPAASSGPTARYLVQLDGEPLATYTGGVAGIAATKPTEGGKLNRNSGSAKAYRDHLRQERDTVLKDVGLPAGKPTVTLETAFNGFAVDLTGPQVARLRATRGVRAVYENRKVHATTSHTPDYLGLTGQGGAWQQQFGDVAHAGEGTIVGVIDSGFWPESASFAPLPTPRPDQAIIDAKWKGTCDVGIEAPVSCNNKVIGARWYNDSGIADLFPDEFSSPRDRNGHGTHTASTAAGNHDVSAVSGSQDLGKISGMAPAARLSIYKALYDDGAGSASGSEIDIVHAIDDAVADGVDVINYSIGDDSERFGAIDATFFNAAAAGVFVSAAAGNAGPTAGTVDNSTPWVTTVAASTTDRQNTRKLTLGNGTVITGAGLGETGVGSAPLVFSRVSGPNPEDTYNAELCADDSLDPAKVKGAIVLCMRGEIPRTDKSIEVARAGGVGMVLYNDTLNSLNADVQTVPTVHVNEIDLATISAYVAAGNATAAISASTLETVEGPGVAAFSSAGPSNMNAGDLLKPDISAPGQDIAAAFSPAGGGNNFALESGTSMAAPHIAGIAALLLAKHPDWSPATVRSALMTSAVDTTDKGNPTKIGTYDATPLNYGAGQVRPGSAFDPGLVFDSGAKDWMRYLCGVAARGTEYVEMEGCDTIGTIDTAQLNYPSISMGRMVGKQTVIRTVTNVSDKVSAYTSSVQAPPGYSVKVTPAKIHIRPGKTESFKVEITNTGGAFDTWVDGALTWRDEYQHNVRIPLVVHNSGLVTPDTITGTGTSGDARIAAEVGYQGQLISQLIGLTAGTGNAVTLDGSSPSWDWSSSNNLPVPLPPSMYKSTVHVPAGTINPHVRVTSQLPACSAIDWEDEEGVMPCVEFSVDVYDTAGKFVTATVSGRAGATVTLPEGAGDYILVVEQNFVENLPAGQETNTYTVTTYLPGAPGTATGKLTIDPKQRSVQAGATANLTLRWSGLTPGQRYVGFVTFRNGNGPLKTVPITVQS, from the coding sequence GTGCGACAACCGAAAGCGCAATGGTCCGGACGAACCAGGCGTGGGGTCAGCATGCTGGCCACCGCGACACTGGTCGCGGCCGGCCTGACGAGCCTGGCGGGGAGCGCCGCCGCAGCCCCGGCGGCCAGCAGCGGACCGACTGCCCGCTACCTCGTGCAACTCGACGGCGAACCGCTGGCCACGTACACCGGCGGCGTCGCCGGGATCGCGGCGACCAAGCCGACCGAGGGTGGCAAGCTCAACCGGAACTCCGGCAGCGCCAAGGCGTACCGGGATCACCTGCGCCAGGAGCGCGACACCGTACTGAAGGATGTCGGTCTTCCGGCCGGCAAGCCCACGGTCACGCTGGAGACCGCGTTCAACGGTTTCGCCGTGGACCTCACTGGTCCGCAGGTCGCCCGGCTGCGCGCCACCCGAGGCGTACGGGCGGTGTACGAGAACCGGAAGGTGCACGCCACCACCTCGCACACCCCGGACTACCTCGGCCTGACCGGCCAGGGTGGGGCGTGGCAGCAGCAGTTCGGCGACGTCGCCCACGCGGGCGAGGGCACCATCGTCGGCGTCATCGACAGCGGCTTCTGGCCGGAGAGCGCGAGCTTCGCGCCGTTGCCGACCCCGCGACCCGACCAGGCGATCATCGACGCCAAGTGGAAGGGCACCTGCGACGTCGGCATCGAGGCGCCGGTCAGCTGCAACAACAAGGTGATCGGTGCCCGCTGGTACAACGACAGCGGGATCGCCGACCTCTTCCCCGACGAGTTCTCCTCGCCCCGTGACCGCAACGGCCACGGCACCCACACGGCGAGCACCGCCGCCGGCAACCACGACGTATCGGCGGTCTCGGGCAGCCAGGACCTCGGCAAGATCTCCGGCATGGCGCCGGCCGCCCGGCTCTCGATCTACAAGGCCCTGTACGACGACGGCGCCGGCTCGGCCAGTGGCTCCGAGATCGACATCGTGCACGCCATCGACGACGCGGTCGCGGACGGCGTCGACGTGATCAACTACTCGATCGGTGACGACAGCGAGCGGTTCGGCGCGATCGACGCGACGTTCTTCAACGCCGCGGCCGCCGGGGTCTTCGTCTCCGCCGCCGCCGGCAACGCCGGCCCGACGGCCGGCACCGTGGACAACTCGACTCCGTGGGTCACCACGGTCGCCGCCAGCACCACCGACCGGCAGAACACCCGCAAGCTCACCCTCGGCAACGGCACCGTCATCACCGGCGCCGGCCTGGGTGAGACCGGCGTCGGGTCGGCGCCGCTGGTCTTCTCCCGGGTCAGCGGGCCCAACCCGGAGGACACCTACAACGCCGAACTCTGCGCCGACGACTCGCTCGACCCGGCCAAGGTCAAGGGCGCCATCGTGCTCTGCATGCGCGGCGAGATTCCGCGTACGGACAAGAGCATCGAGGTGGCCCGTGCCGGCGGTGTCGGCATGGTGCTCTACAACGACACGCTGAACTCCCTCAACGCGGACGTGCAGACGGTGCCGACGGTGCACGTCAACGAGATCGACCTCGCCACGATCAGCGCGTACGTCGCTGCCGGCAACGCCACGGCGGCCATCTCGGCCTCCACCCTGGAGACGGTCGAAGGTCCCGGGGTCGCCGCGTTCTCCTCGGCGGGCCCGTCGAACATGAACGCCGGTGACCTGCTCAAGCCGGACATCAGCGCCCCCGGACAGGACATCGCCGCCGCGTTCTCGCCGGCCGGCGGCGGCAACAACTTCGCCCTGGAATCGGGTACGTCGATGGCCGCGCCGCACATCGCCGGCATCGCCGCCCTGCTGCTCGCCAAGCACCCCGACTGGTCGCCGGCGACGGTCCGCTCCGCACTGATGACCAGCGCGGTCGACACCACCGACAAGGGCAACCCGACCAAGATCGGCACCTACGACGCCACCCCGCTCAACTACGGCGCCGGCCAGGTGCGGCCGGGCAGTGCCTTCGACCCGGGTCTGGTCTTCGACTCCGGTGCTAAGGACTGGATGCGCTACCTCTGCGGCGTTGCCGCACGCGGCACCGAGTACGTGGAGATGGAGGGCTGCGACACGATCGGCACGATCGACACCGCGCAGCTGAACTACCCCTCGATCTCGATGGGCCGGATGGTCGGCAAGCAGACGGTCATCCGTACCGTCACCAACGTCAGCGACAAGGTCAGCGCGTACACCTCCTCGGTGCAGGCGCCCCCGGGCTACTCGGTGAAGGTCACCCCGGCCAAGATTCACATTCGTCCCGGTAAGACCGAGAGCTTCAAGGTCGAGATCACCAACACCGGTGGCGCGTTCGACACCTGGGTCGACGGTGCGCTGACCTGGCGCGACGAGTACCAGCACAACGTGCGGATTCCGCTGGTCGTACACAACTCGGGGCTGGTCACGCCCGACACGATCACCGGCACCGGCACCTCCGGCGACGCCCGGATCGCCGCCGAGGTCGGCTACCAGGGACAGCTCATCTCGCAGCTCATCGGCCTGACCGCGGGCACCGGCAACGCGGTCACCCTGGACGGCAGCAGCCCCTCCTGGGACTGGAGCTCCTCGAACAACCTGCCGGTGCCGCTGCCCCCGTCGATGTACAAGAGCACCGTGCACGTGCCGGCCGGCACCATCAACCCGCACGTACGGGTGACGTCGCAGTTGCCCGCCTGCTCGGCCATCGACTGGGAGGACGAAGAGGGCGTCATGCCCTGCGTGGAGTTCAGCGTCGACGTCTATGACACCGCCGGCAAGTTCGTCACCGCCACCGTCAGCGGTCGCGCCGGCGCCACGGTGACGCTGCCGGAAGGCGCCGGGGACTACATCCTCGTCGTCGAGCAGAACTTCGTCGAGAACCTGCCCGCCGGGCAGGAGACGAACACGTACACCGTCACCACCTACCTGCCGGGCGCGCCGGGCACCGCCACCGGCAAGCTCACCATCGACCCGAAGCAGCGCAGTGTGCAGGCGGGTGCGACGGCGAACCTGACCCTGCGCTGGTCGGGGCTCACCCCGGGACAGCGTTACGTCGGCTTCGTGACGTTCCGCAACGGCAACGGCCCACTCAAGACCGTGCCGATCACCGTCCAGTCCTGA